The Enterobacter asburiae genomic sequence GAACAACGAGTTCGTTGACCACCGTACCGGCCGCTTCTTTATGCGTACCGAACTCGAAGGTATTTTCAACGACACCACCCTGCTTGCCGATCTCGACAGCGCGCTTCCGGAAGGTTCCGTACGCGAGCTGACCCCAGCCGGTCGACGCCGCATTGTGATCCTGGTGACCAAAGAAGCACACTGTCTGGGCGACCTGCTGATGAAAGCAAACTACGGCGGTCTGGACGTGGAAATAGCTGCCGTTATTGGCAACCATGAGACGCTGCGCACGCTGGTCGAGCGTTTTGATATTCCGTTCGAGCAGGTTAGCCACGAAGGCCATACCCGTGAAGAACACGACGATTTGATGGCCCAGGCCATTGAAGCGCATAACCCGGACTACGTGGTGCTGGCGAAATATATGCGCGTGTTAACGCCCTCCTTCGTGGCGCGTTTCCCGAACAAGATCATCAACATTCACCACTCGTTCCTGCCGGCCTTTATCGGTGCTCGCCCATATCATCAGGCGTACGAGCGCGGGGTGAAGATCATCGGAGCCACCGCGCACTACGTGAATGACAACCTGGACGAAGGTCCAATCATCATGCAGGACGTGATTCACGTGGACCACACCTACACGGCCGAGGACATGATGCGTGCAGGGCGTGACGTTGAGAAGAACGTGCTTAGTCGTGCGCTGTATCAGGTGCTGGCGCAGCGTGTCTTTGTCTACGGCAACAGAACCATCATTCTTTAATCTTTCGGAAAATGAATTGATTAGCTTTGCGCCTTTACGGATAAAAAGCAGGCAAACAGCTTCATTTCCCTAAAGGAATGCTTTACAGGGGCGTCTCATTTGATATGATGCGCCCCGCTTCCAGCAGGAAGCAGGCCAGTTAAAAGCATTACCCCGTGGTGGGGTTCCCGAGCGGCCAAAGGGAGCAGACTGTAAATCTGCCGTCATCGACTTCGAAGGTTCGAATCCTTCCCCCACCACCATCTCTCAGCACAACCTCAAAATTTGAATTACCCCTGGTGGGGTTCCCGAGCGGCCAAAGGGAGCAGACTGTAAATCTGCCGTCATCGACTTCGAAGGTTCGAATCCTTCCCCCACCACCATCACTTCCAAATAACTCTGAATCTCCTTTTTGCACCAGGCATCATGCATTTCCGTAACGGGGAAGCCTTCGTAGGCGCAGCCGCCACCCGGCGACAGAAGCCAGAAGCCTACATCGGCGGCAAACGACGCTTCACCGGCGAACTCTTCACAATCGACGTATTGCACTGGGCATGCTCCGCCAGGCCGTCCAGCAGCACATCCAACTGCTCTATCGATCGCACCACCAGCCTAATCACAAAGCAATCTTCCCCGGTGACTTTGTCACTCTCTATACACTCCGGCATCGCCTGAATGTATTTATCCACCTTATGCAACAGCCCCGGCAAAGGCCGCACGCGCACCAGCGCCTGCAGCGTATACCCCAGCGCCGCCAGATTCACCCGTGCGCCATACCCCTGAATCACACCGCGCTCTTCCAGCCTCTTCAGGCGTTCTGCCGTGCTGGGGGAAGTCAGACCGATGCGTCCGCTGAGCACCTTCAAAGACATGCGCGCATCCTCAACCAGACAGGCTAAAATTTGTCGGTCGATATCATCGAGAAGGTATTCCATCGTTTTCACCTAATTTTAAAAAGCCATTATTGCATTTCACCTTATCTCATCCCTGTAAAACCCGACAGCGATTTTCGACAATAGCGTCATACAATCAGGAGGTGGATGATGCGTGATTTCCATAAAGGCGTCTGGCAAATGAGCCTGGCGATGTTAATTTCCGGCTCAATCGGTGCGTTTGTTTTACTCAGCGGTCTGCCGGTGACGGAGGTGGTGTTCTGGCGCTGTCTTATTGGTGCAATGGCGCTTTTTATTTTTATCCGAATAAGTCAAAAGCCCTTCAGTCCCCTCACCCGCACCACGCTGCTGCTGGCCATTCTCGGCGGCGTGGCATTAGTGGTGAACTGGCTCCTGCTCTTCGCGGCCTATGAGCGGATCTCTATTGGGCTTTCGACCGTAGTCTATAACACCCAGCCGTTTATGCTGGTCCTGATGGGGATGTTTTTAGGTGAACGCGTCAGCCTCGTGAAATGGGGCTGGCTGTTCCTCGCCTTCGGCGGCGTGGTGATCTTGCTCTCCAGCGAGCTGACCGGCGCGCATGGCAGCGAATGGCTCGCCGGAATCGGCCTGGCGATGGCCGCGGCTTTCTTCTATGCGGTCACGGCCATTATCGCCCGCAAGCTCAGATCCGTTGCGCCGCAGCATATTGCCTTTATCCAGGTGCTGACGGGCGTCGTGATGCTTTTACCTTTTGCCAGCATGCCGTCATTTTCAGGTGATTTTCCCTGGCCGACTCTGCTGACGCTGGGCATCGTCCATACCGGCATTATGTACCAGCTGCTCTATAGCGCAATTCAGAAGCTGCCTACGCCCATTACCGGCTCCCTGTCGTTTATCTATCCGGTGGTGGCGATCGTTGTCGATAATCTGGTGTTCGGACACTCGCTGAACCTGACGCAGCTGGCGGGCGGCGCGCTGATCCTGTTTGCTGCCGCGGGCAATAACCTGGGCTGGGGCGAAAAAAAACCCCGCGAGTGCGGGGTGAGTGTCAAAACGGTGAATTAGCGACGGGCGCGCACAATCTGGTATTTGCGCGTCAGGTACTCTACCGGCGCGCTCCAGATATGCACCAGACGAGAGAACGGGAACAGCACAAACAGCGTCATCCCCAGCACCAGGTGAACGCGGAAGATAAACGCCACGCCGTCCAGGTGCGCGGAGGCTCCGCCGTGGAAGGTCACCACGGACTGCGCCCAGCCGACCAGCTTCATCATTTCGCTCCCGTCCATATGCTGCGCCGAGAACGGAATGGTCAGCAAACCCAGCGCGCACTGCACCATCAGCAGGGAGAGGATCAGGATATCCGCTGCGGTCGTGGTCGCACGCACGCGCGGGCTGAACAGACGACGTTTCAGCAGCAGCAGGCCACCGACCAGAGTCATCACGCCACAGGCACCGCCGGCGATCATCGCCATTTTCTGCTTCACCTCAATCGGTAGCCACGCTTCATACATCCAGTGCGGCGTCAGCATCCCCAGGAAGTGACCGGCAAAAATCCCCAGAATACCGATGTGGAACAGGTTAGAGCCCACATGCATACCCTTGCGATCCAGCATCTGGCTGGAGGCGGCACGCCAGGTGTACTGGCCGTAGTCGTAACGCAGCCAGCTTCCCACCAGGAACACGGTGCCCGCGATATACGGGTAAATGTCAAAGAAGAACATATTCAGGAAGTGCATTAGTGCCGTCCTCCGTTAGAGATATTCAAATATTGCGGGGCAACCGCGCCGGCAAAACGACGCTGGTGAGCGGAGATTTCAGACTCGCCGCAGTTCTGGTCAGCAAAGAATTTCACCTGCTCTTCTTCCCAGACCGCGTCCAGCGCTTGTGGCGTATCATCGCGGGCTTCATCCGCAATTTTCTCCGCCACTTTTTCACTGTCGACCGCGGCGTTGGCCAGCTTCACCAGCAGATCGAACAGCACCGCATAGCGGCTCTCCCGCTGCTGAAGACGCGCGCCGAGCAGCGCCAGGATCGGCGCGATGTCCTGCAGACCGCCCAGCGCCTCCTCTTTCGGCAGCTGCGCCAGGTACTCCAGATACAGCGGCAGATGATCCGGCAGCTCGCGGCTGTCGAGCTGCAGGCCGTGCTGTTCGTACTGGGCCATCAGGTCGACCATCGCCTGACCGCGGTCACGGGACTCACCGTGCACGTGTTCAAACAGCAGCAGCGAGGTCGCGCGCCCGCGGTCAAACAGCTGGCTGTAGTCCGCCTGCGCGTCCAGAAGGTCGCGCGCTAACAGATCGCGGAGGAAAACGCCCAGCGTCTGGGCATCCTCTTTATCCAGGTTTTCAGATGACGCGAGTGCATCAAAGAGTTCCTGCTGATGCTGCGCAAGCGCAGCATCCGGGTACTCGAGCAGACGCGAAACAATGACGAGTTCAATCATTGGTGCGGCTCCGTTTTGCTGGTCACATCCATGGCATCGATGCGGCGGCTGTTGAACAGGTTGAATTTGCTGTCTGACCCGTGGCAACCGTCGCCAAAGGTAAAGCCACAGCCATTTTTTTCCGGGAAGGCTTCGCGGGCCAGCTCGCGATGGCTGCTCGGCACCACGAAACGGTCTTCGTAGTTGGCAATCGCCAGATAGCGGTACATTTCCTGCGCCTGCGCTTCGGTCAGACCGACCTCTTCCAGCGCGCGGGTATCGGTCATACCGTCTACGGTTTCCGCACGTTTGAAGTGACGCATCGCCAGCATACGCTTCAGCGCGAGCAGAACCGGCTGGGTGTCCCCTGCGGTTAACAGGTTCGCCAGGTACTGAACCGGAATACGCAGGCTTTCCACGTCCGGCAGGATGCCGTTGCTGCCCAGCTCGCCCGCGTCAGCCGCGGACTGAATCGGCGACAGCGGCGGCACGTACCAGACCATCGGCAGGGTGCGGTATTCCGGATGCAGCGGCAGCGCGAGCTTCCAGTCCATTGCCATTTTGTATACCGGTGACTGCTGCGCCGCGTCGATGACGCTCTGCGGCACGCCGTCCTTCAGCGCCTGCTCAATCACCTTCGGATCGTTCGGATCGAGGAACACGTCCAGCTGACGCTGATACAGATCTTTCTCGTGCTCGGTGCTCGCGGCGTTTTCAATCGCGTCCGCGTCATACAGCAGCACGCCGAGGTAGCGAATACGGCCTACGCAGCTTTCTGAGCAGACGGTCGGCATTCCGGCTTCGATACGCGGGTAGCAGAAAATGCACTTCTCGGATTTACCGCTCTTCCAGTTGAAGTAGATTTTTTTGTACGGGCAGCCGGTGATGCACATACGCCAGCCGCGGCACTTGTCCTGGTCGATCAGCACGATGCCGTCTTCTTCACGCTTGTAGATGGCGCCGCTCGGGCAGGTCGCCACGCACGCCGGGTTGAGGCAGTGCTCACACAGGCGCGGCAGATACATCATGAAGGTGTTTTCGAACTGGCCGTACATCGCCTTCTGCATGTTCTCGAAGTTCTGGTCTTTGGCGCGTTTCTCGAACTCGCCGCCCAGAATCTCTTCCCAGTTTGGACCGCTGGTAATCTTATCCATGCGCTGACCGGTGATCAGCGAGCGAGGACGGGCGATCGGCTGGTGCTTGCTTTCCGGCGCGTTGTGCAGGTTCTGGTAGTCGTAGTCGAACGGCTCGTAGTAATCGTCGATGCCCGGCAGGTGCGGGTTAGCGAAGATTTTACCCAGCAGCATCGCGCGGTTACCCATGCGCGGCTGCAGCTTGCCGTTGATTTTACGGATCCAGCCGCCCTTCCACTTCTCCTGGTTTTCCCAGTCGGTCGGGAAGCCGGTGCCCGGCTTGCTTTCCACGTTGTTGAACCAGGCGTACTCCATACCTTCGCGGCTGGTCCAGACGTTTTTACAGGTGACCGAGCAGGTATGACAGCCGATGCATTTATCCAGATTCAGCACCATGCCGACTTGTGAACGAATTTTCATTTTACGCTCTCCTGTACCTGGTCATTACCTTCGCCGTCTAACCAGTTAATATTCTTCATCTTACGTACCACCACGAACTCATCGCGGTTCGATCCTACGGTGCCGTAGTAGTTAAAGCCGTAGGCCAGCTGCGCATAGCCACCGATCATGTGGGTCGGCTTCGGCGTAATGCGGGTCACGGAGTTGTGGATCCCGCCGCGCTGCTCGGTAATTTCTGACCCTGGCAGGTTAACGATACGTTCCTGCGCGTGGTACATCATGGTCATCCCGGCCGGTACGCGCTGGCTCACCACCGCACGCGCCGTCAGGGCACCGTTGCTGTTGAACACTTCGATCCAGTCGTTATCTTCAATACCCAGATCTTTGGCGTCCGTTTCGCTCATCCAGACAATCGGACCGCCGCGCGACAGGGTCAGCATCAGCAGGTTGTCGCTGTAGGTTGAGTGAATACCCCACTTCTGGTGCGGCGTCAGGAAGTTCAGCGCCTTCTCTGGGTTACCGTTCGATTTCGCGCCCATCACCGCTTTCACGGAGCGGGTGTCGATCGGCGGACGGTAGACCAGCAGGCTTTCACCGAAGTCGCGCATCCACTGGTGATCCTGATAGAGCGACTGACGGCCTGACAGGGTGCGCCATGGGATCAGCTCGTGAACGTTGGTGTAGCCCGCGTTATAGGACACGTGCTCATCTTCCAGGCCTGACCAGGTCGGGCTGGAGATAATCTTGCGCGGCTGCGCCTGAATATCGCGGAAGCGGATTTTCTCTTCCTCTTTATTCGTCGCCAGGTGCGTATGGTCGCGGCCGGTGAACTCGCTTAGCGCCGCCCAGGCTTTCACGGCAACGTGGCCGTTGGTTTCCGGGGCCAGGGTCAGGATCATCTCTGCCGCATCAATCGCCGTGTTCAGCATGGGCTGGCCTTTCGCCGGGCCGTCCGCTTTGGTGTAGTTGAGCTTGCGCAGCAGATCCATTTCGCTCTGGGTATTCCAGGCGATCCCCTTCCCGCCGTTACCGATTTTCTCCATCAGCGGGCCG encodes the following:
- the purU gene encoding formyltetrahydrofolate deformylase, which gives rise to MQSLQRKVLRTICPDQKGLIARITNICYKHELNIVQNNEFVDHRTGRFFMRTELEGIFNDTTLLADLDSALPEGSVRELTPAGRRRIVILVTKEAHCLGDLLMKANYGGLDVEIAAVIGNHETLRTLVERFDIPFEQVSHEGHTREEHDDLMAQAIEAHNPDYVVLAKYMRVLTPSFVARFPNKIINIHHSFLPAFIGARPYHQAYERGVKIIGATAHYVNDNLDEGPIIMQDVIHVDHTYTAEDMMRAGRDVEKNVLSRALYQVLAQRVFVYGNRTIIL
- a CDS encoding Lrp/AsnC family transcriptional regulator; amino-acid sequence: MEYLLDDIDRQILACLVEDARMSLKVLSGRIGLTSPSTAERLKRLEERGVIQGYGARVNLAALGYTLQALVRVRPLPGLLHKVDKYIQAMPECIESDKVTGEDCFVIRLVVRSIEQLDVLLDGLAEHAQCNTSIVKSSPVKRRLPPM
- a CDS encoding DMT family transporter, with protein sequence MRDFHKGVWQMSLAMLISGSIGAFVLLSGLPVTEVVFWRCLIGAMALFIFIRISQKPFSPLTRTTLLLAILGGVALVVNWLLLFAAYERISIGLSTVVYNTQPFMLVLMGMFLGERVSLVKWGWLFLAFGGVVILLSSELTGAHGSEWLAGIGLAMAAAFFYAVTAIIARKLRSVAPQHIAFIQVLTGVVMLLPFASMPSFSGDFPWPTLLTLGIVHTGIMYQLLYSAIQKLPTPITGSLSFIYPVVAIVVDNLVFGHSLNLTQLAGGALILFAAAGNNLGWGEKKPRECGVSVKTVN
- the narI gene encoding respiratory nitrate reductase subunit gamma, with protein sequence MHFLNMFFFDIYPYIAGTVFLVGSWLRYDYGQYTWRAASSQMLDRKGMHVGSNLFHIGILGIFAGHFLGMLTPHWMYEAWLPIEVKQKMAMIAGGACGVMTLVGGLLLLKRRLFSPRVRATTTAADILILSLLMVQCALGLLTIPFSAQHMDGSEMMKLVGWAQSVVTFHGGASAHLDGVAFIFRVHLVLGMTLFVLFPFSRLVHIWSAPVEYLTRKYQIVRARR
- the narJ gene encoding nitrate reductase molybdenum cofactor assembly chaperone → MIELVIVSRLLEYPDAALAQHQQELFDALASSENLDKEDAQTLGVFLRDLLARDLLDAQADYSQLFDRGRATSLLLFEHVHGESRDRGQAMVDLMAQYEQHGLQLDSRELPDHLPLYLEYLAQLPKEEALGGLQDIAPILALLGARLQQRESRYAVLFDLLVKLANAAVDSEKVAEKIADEARDDTPQALDAVWEEEQVKFFADQNCGESEISAHQRRFAGAVAPQYLNISNGGRH
- the narH gene encoding nitrate reductase subunit beta, with product MKIRSQVGMVLNLDKCIGCHTCSVTCKNVWTSREGMEYAWFNNVESKPGTGFPTDWENQEKWKGGWIRKINGKLQPRMGNRAMLLGKIFANPHLPGIDDYYEPFDYDYQNLHNAPESKHQPIARPRSLITGQRMDKITSGPNWEEILGGEFEKRAKDQNFENMQKAMYGQFENTFMMYLPRLCEHCLNPACVATCPSGAIYKREEDGIVLIDQDKCRGWRMCITGCPYKKIYFNWKSGKSEKCIFCYPRIEAGMPTVCSESCVGRIRYLGVLLYDADAIENAASTEHEKDLYQRQLDVFLDPNDPKVIEQALKDGVPQSVIDAAQQSPVYKMAMDWKLALPLHPEYRTLPMVWYVPPLSPIQSAADAGELGSNGILPDVESLRIPVQYLANLLTAGDTQPVLLALKRMLAMRHFKRAETVDGMTDTRALEEVGLTEAQAQEMYRYLAIANYEDRFVVPSSHRELAREAFPEKNGCGFTFGDGCHGSDSKFNLFNSRRIDAMDVTSKTEPHQ